The Streptomyces luteogriseus genome includes a window with the following:
- a CDS encoding succinic semialdehyde dehydrogenase, with protein MTDAQAAEKTAETGTAPTGTNPLAPAPEGARTAADVVTPELVAQLTKGVAGSGRTANHTPFTGEKLADLPESTPEDVAKAFEAARTAQTVWAQTPVRQRAAVLLRFHDLVLERQAEVLDLIQLETGKARLHAHEEVLAVAVAARHYGRKAPAYLRPKRHAGAVPTLTKVTELRHPRGVVGQIAPWNYPLELSVGDALPAFVAGNAVVMKPDTETCLTALWARDLLIEAGLPADVFQAVLGDGPVIGPEVVRHADYVSFTGSTRTGREVAQGAAARLVGVSLELGGKNAMLVLEDADIEKAAAGAVRACFSSAGQLCISIERLYVHESIADAFLERFAARTKAMRLGTSLAYGAEMGSLVGERQLETVTRHVEEAVAKGAKVVAGGVARPDIGPYFFEPTILDGVATDMSVCDEETFGPVVSVYRFTSEDEVIERANATAYGLNSSVWTRNGRRGQEIAARLRTGTVNINEGYAPAYGSVQSPMGGMKDSGLGRRHGSEGILKYTEAQTVAHQRILPMAPSLGMDDEKYAQFMSRSLRLMKAFRFR; from the coding sequence ATGACGGACGCGCAGGCCGCAGAGAAGACGGCAGAGACCGGCACGGCACCCACCGGTACGAACCCCCTCGCCCCCGCCCCGGAGGGCGCCCGCACCGCCGCGGACGTGGTCACGCCCGAGCTGGTCGCCCAGCTCACCAAGGGCGTCGCCGGCTCCGGCCGGACCGCCAACCACACGCCGTTCACCGGCGAGAAGCTGGCCGACCTCCCGGAGTCGACGCCCGAGGACGTGGCGAAGGCCTTCGAAGCGGCCCGCACCGCCCAGACCGTATGGGCGCAGACTCCCGTACGGCAGCGCGCCGCCGTCCTGCTCCGCTTCCACGACCTGGTGCTGGAGCGCCAGGCCGAGGTGCTCGACCTCATCCAGCTGGAGACCGGCAAGGCCCGGCTGCACGCCCACGAGGAGGTCCTGGCCGTCGCGGTCGCCGCCCGGCACTACGGCCGCAAGGCCCCCGCCTACCTCCGGCCCAAGCGGCACGCCGGCGCCGTGCCGACCTTGACGAAGGTCACCGAGCTGCGCCACCCGCGCGGTGTCGTCGGCCAGATCGCCCCCTGGAACTACCCCCTGGAGCTGTCGGTCGGCGACGCCCTCCCGGCCTTCGTCGCGGGCAACGCCGTCGTCATGAAGCCGGACACGGAGACCTGCCTGACCGCCCTGTGGGCCCGTGACCTGCTGATCGAGGCCGGCCTGCCCGCCGACGTCTTCCAAGCCGTCCTCGGCGACGGCCCGGTCATCGGCCCCGAGGTCGTCCGGCACGCCGACTACGTCTCCTTCACCGGCTCCACCCGCACCGGCCGCGAGGTCGCCCAGGGCGCGGCGGCCCGGCTGGTGGGCGTCTCCCTCGAACTCGGCGGCAAGAACGCCATGCTGGTCCTGGAGGACGCCGACATCGAGAAGGCCGCGGCCGGCGCCGTCCGCGCCTGCTTCTCCTCCGCCGGCCAGCTCTGCATCTCCATCGAGCGGCTCTACGTCCACGAGTCGATCGCGGACGCCTTCCTGGAGCGCTTCGCCGCCCGCACGAAGGCGATGCGCCTCGGCACGTCCCTGGCGTACGGCGCCGAGATGGGGTCCCTGGTCGGCGAGCGCCAGCTCGAGACGGTCACGCGGCACGTGGAGGAGGCCGTCGCCAAGGGCGCGAAGGTCGTCGCGGGCGGTGTGGCCCGCCCCGACATCGGCCCGTACTTCTTCGAGCCCACGATCCTCGACGGGGTCGCCACGGACATGTCCGTCTGCGACGAGGAGACCTTCGGCCCGGTCGTCTCCGTCTACCGCTTCACGAGCGAGGACGAGGTGATCGAGCGCGCCAACGCGACGGCGTACGGCCTGAACTCCTCGGTCTGGACGCGCAACGGCCGCCGCGGCCAGGAGATCGCCGCCCGGCTGCGCACCGGCACGGTCAACATCAACGAGGGCTACGCCCCCGCCTACGGCAGCGTCCAGTCCCCGATGGGCGGCATGAAGGACTCCGGCCTCGGCCGCCGCCACGGCTCCGAGGGCATCCTCAAGTACACCGAGGCCCAGACGGTCGCCCACCAGCGCATCCTGCCGATGGCCCCCTCCCTCGGCATGGACGACGAGAAGTACGCCCAGTTCATGAGCCGCAGCCTCCGCCTGATGAAGGCGTTCCGGTTCCGGTAG